Within the Amblyraja radiata isolate CabotCenter1 unplaced genomic scaffold, sAmbRad1.1.pri S142, whole genome shotgun sequence genome, the region taGGGGCGAGGGAGGGTGAGTGGGACGGGGAGCggatgggggaaggggaaggggaggggggagaggagggggaggggaaagggagtgcTGGAGGGGATGCGGTGAGGGAGGCTGAGTGGGAGGGTGGGTGAAGGGATGGAGGAAGGggtcggggtgggggggaagaggagggggaggggaaatgggagggctggggggaaggggtgagggaggatgagaaggagggggagCGGATGGGGGAAGGCgacggggggtgaggaggggaggggaaagggagggctGGGGGTAAGAGTTAGAGGGGGATAGGCTGATGTTTGGGAAGGgtcggggaggagaggggggaaggtagGGGAGggtgaggaaggggagagggaggggaaagaggacgggaggggcagggagagggtgaacggacggggggtgagggggaagtgtgggaaggggggaaggagaggggtggagaagggaGAGCGGGAACGGGAGGGGAGACGGGGAAgtttggggagggggaaggggtgaggaggggaaggggtggggaggggatgggaggagaggacaggaaggggggaagggaaaggggagcgggagagtgggggaggggagggggagagtgcagaggagaggaAGTGGAGGGCAAGGGGATAGGTTGAGGGAGGCTGAGGAGCAGGGTTGGGGAAGGGGATAGAGGATAGAGGAAGAGAaaaggggatgggaaggggaggggagggtctgggagagggagggggaacggAAAGGGGtatgaagggggaggggtggggtaaggggagcaggagtgtgagtgggagggggagggggtaggctgcaaagggagaggggaggggagtgtgaggggTAGGGAAGGGGTGTTGAGGGGGCTAAAGTGCTAAggtgcgggagggggaggggcagggcgTGGCGAGGGGAGTGtgcgggaggggggcggggggtaaGGGGGGGGTTAAGGTGCGATGGAGGTTGAgcggaggggaaagggagggtgagggggattaggggggagggggtagagggacggGAGTGTGACGtgtgggggagagtggagagggggaggggtgtgtaagggggaggtggagaggaaaggggagagtaTGGGGAGGGTTATATGGAGGGGGTTGAGGAGGGGTTGTGGAGGGGGAAGggcagggtgagggaggggagcgagagggggaggggagggggatagaggaggcAGGTGATGAGGGGCGACAGGGAGGACGGAGGGGAGAGGAACGGGAGCGGTGATGATGAGCTGGGAGCGGGAGACGGAGGGCGAGGGTGATGAGGGGGAAAGagtaggggagggaggtggggagggagagcggggaaggggagggggtgaggggtcgggggatgggggagagacgtTAAGGAGAATGGGAATGTGCGgatgggtgaggaggagggggaaggtgagggaggggggagggggaggttgaggggggagggTAGCGGAAACGGCGAGGGTGAGGGTGATAGTGAGgtagaggggaatggggaaggagaggaggggaggcgaagagaagggggagaatgagCGGGAGGGGTAGGAattggagggggtagaggaggaattgggaggggaggggtggtggcaGGGGAGTGAGGGTGATGGTGATGAGGCGGGGAGGGGCGGGGGCAGGGTGGAGGATTTGGGTGCGGGTGGTGAGGGGCAGGGGTTTgaaggggaggggttgagggcacagggtaggggaggggaggaaagagtgagggggagatgaggcggataggaggggagggggagtgagtgggggaggggaaagatgaGGGTGAGgtaaggggaggggtggggtgtgaggatctagggcaggggagggggatggggagggggagggggagggggagagagagggggacaggcaGGGGGTAGGAGAAGGGgataagggaggggaggaggaaagggagcGGAGGGGAGGTTGATggtggggatggggaagggggttgGGAGGAGAGGTGGCGGGGAAGGTGAGGTTGAAAGCGACGGGAGGGAAATgttgagaggaaggggaggagagcgggaggggagggggtggttgatgagggggaggggagggggaacggAGGGCGAAGGTGATGAGGggaaaagaggaggggaaggagaaggggaggagagcggggaaggggaggggttgagggggcgggggagggaggtTATGGTGAACGGGAGGTGCGGGTGAGAGGGGGGCAGGGATTGAGGTGGAAgatgagggggaggtgagggggaggaggagttGGACGGGAAAGGGTAGGGTGAGGGTGAGGTGGAGGGAGATGGgcaaggagaggaggggagggtaggCGAAGTGGAGGGGCTAGTGGAGGAagagtggtggggggaggtggaggaaggGGTGAGGTTGATGgtgatgaggggaaggggagggggatggtgagGGGGGGTTGCTGCTGTGAAGGGGAAGAGTTggtgaggggaggtggagggaaaaGGGAAGATTGAGGGGAAgcggggtgtggagagggaataaaacggggtgggggagaggagaggtgagggtgaggggaggggtgggttgtGAGGAggaaggggcggggggagggaggagcgaaggtgaggggaggagaagggggaacgggagtgaaggggagggtgatggtggatatggggggggtgttgggatgggaggcgggagaatgggaggatgagagagaggggaggaaaagGTTGAGGGAAAGGCGAGGGGAGGGGTGGAtgatgatggggagggggaggcggaggACGAGGGTGATgatgggggaagaggagggggtgggagaaggggaatTGAGCCGGGAAGGGGAGGcggtgagggggcggggggggcaggagaggggtTAAGGGAAACATGAGGCTGcgggtgagggaggaggaggtgtgggagggggaaggagaggttgaggggtgggagggggaagaagaggagggaTGGTAGGCGAAgtgtgagggggaggtggaggggaaaggggagggtgaGGTTCAGGTGGACGAGGAAGTGGcagcagaggaggggagggggaggcaaaGGGTAGGGTGAGGATgaaggtgagggtgaggggggtgttGAGGAATGGTGGGGAGGCGGTTgcgaagggaaggggggagagtgatggggccgGGATTAAGTGGAGGGggtagtcgagggagaggaggatgTGGATGGGGGGGTTAGGGGGATGAGTGTGATGGtgatgagggggagagggtgtgaaGGGAATGAAGGGAGAAGGGGACGCGAGTCGGAGGAGACGGGGGCGGGGTGATGATGAGGGTTATGGTTAGGGGGAtcgaaggtgaggggggaaggggaggtggaggggaacgtgagggggagagggaggggagtgggaggtggttgttggggatggggaggggaatgggagttGATGGGGAATGGGGAGTAGGCGGCGAGGGGAGAGGGATGGTATGGggcaggggaaaggggaggggtgaAGAAGTGGAGGGGGTACGCAGGTGGAGGAAAGAGGAAGGGAGAAGGGGACgtggagggtgaaggggaggtgAGAGCGGGGAGAGCGAAGGCGTAGAGAGGGGTGAtggtgagggggatggggaggagcagggggagggggagtgtgatgAGGGGAaagggcagggggaggggagtgagacgggtttggaggaggggaaaggggagtgggagggggaatggggaagTGTAGGGGAGGGTAATGAtgagggggatggggtgtggagcTGGTGGGTAGGGGcggtgagtggggtggggggagggggcggttgctgagggagggatggggaggaagaGGGCGTAGGGAGGATAtgggatgggtggggaggggcggggagggtGTTGGAGGGTGAAAGGGGAAAGTTGAGGGGGAGGGTGAGTTGGAGGGGCTGGGAGGTGGCAGGGGTGAGAAGGGGtaaaggtggggtgggggagggggaagaagaatgGTGGCGGGGAAGGGCGTGGGGGACAAAGGGGAGCgggagtgtgagggggaggggatggaatgaGAAGGGTGAgcgagggtggtggggggtgggtgggtttgGGAGAGGGGTAGTGGTAGGGGGTAGGTGAAGGGAGACGGGGATatgaaggggaagggggaagggcagGGGTAGGGGTGAGGGGATGGGTGGGAAGGGTgttaggagaggggagggagatggtggagggaagggggtagggctgGGGGAGGGTAGGTGAGCTGGAAAGTCAGGGGATTTAGGGACGGAAGAAAAGGGGAGGGTGCGAGGGAGGGGAGGTTGAGAGAGAGGAGGTTgagggggtgtgggtgagggtgaaaggggaggggggcgggagaatgagagagaggggagggaaattGAGTGgagtgggaagaggagggggaggatgatGATGTGGGGAGGTTGATgatgggggagacagagggggaggcTGCGAGGGATGGGAGCGAAAtgttgaggggaaggggagaggagggtgaaggggaggatTATGAGGTGAGTggagagagaaggtgagggtgGAGGATTGTGCGGGTGAGGGGAGCGTGCGAGGGATTGAGGGGAAATAGAGGGGGGTGGTTGGGAAGCGTGTGGGGGTGATGCAGGGGAAAGGGGAGGCGGAGGGGGTTGGGcgatggaggatgagggaagtgGGAGCgtgaggggggatgggaggggaatggggaggggaaggggaggatgagCGTGGGGAGGGGAAGATTGATGGGAGGTGACGGGGAGAGGGTAAGGCAGGGGAAGGTTGATGATGCGGAAGGGCGAGGCGAGGGGTGATGGGGGGAAGGGGTGCAGAGGGGGAGgatagggggaagaggagggggaagaggaggggatgaggaggccgggggaagaggagaggttgagggggtgggggaagggggtggggagggcagagaatggggatggggagggggagagggagggggagagggacggggaggggggttgtagggctgggggcggggggagaaggggtgaggttgtgggaggggagggggtgggttgagaaggggaaggggagtgggagTAGGTGTGGGATGATGAGGAGGTGGAGGGGAAAGGGGTGATGGTATGGAGCTGGACAGGCAGGCTGAGGTACGGTGAGggtaaggggagggagagggggttgaaGGTGCGGCGGATGAGGGGAAGGGTGGTGACTGgcgaaggggtgggggggtgagagcgaaggtgagaggaggggaaggaaaggGGTAGGCGCAGAGAGCGGGGGGTGGGAAGTGGAAGGGGCATGAAGGGGGATGGtgatgtgggggaaggggtgggggagggtgaaggggatggggagggagtagGAAGGGGAGTGGTtgcggagggggaaggggagggttgAGAATGGGGAGGGGAATATTGGGAGGcggagggggtggtgaggggtgagggaaagggaagggggtggggggagggggatgaggtggGAGTTGAGGGGGATGTGGTGGTGAGGGGGTGATGGActtgagaggaaggggaggggaagattgAGTGGAAAGTTGTGAaaaggggcagggagggggagtgtgaaGCGGAGGGGGTGGGCAGGGTGAGATGGTGGGGACCGtggagggagtggggaaggggagcgGGGCAGGGGTGGGGGCTGGGGCAGGGTGAGATGACGGGGGCcgtggaggggttgggggaggggaagggaaaggggggaaggggaggtggatGGGGCCGGGTGAGATGGAGGGGGCCGTGGAGgtgttgggggtggggaagggaaaggggtggaggggagtgtgagagacggtgaggggaaggggtagaAGAGCGGGGTGGAAGGGGACTGTGAAGGATGAGgcggttggggagggggagggtgatgaGTGGCTAAGGGGAGGGATgtgtgaggggagaggaggtgaagAAAAGGGGGAGGGCTACGGCGCGGGGGAAGGTGATTggtaagggggaggagggggaagttgaggtgggggaaggggaggtggagggggagggcggagagagggaggtggaggggtaaggagaggggagagaatggggagggggaaatggatggggagggggaaggtgtgAGGCAGGGGAGCGGGAAGGTGTGAGGTAGGGGAGGTGAGGTGGTAGAGAAAGAggtagagaggagaagggggagtgcaGTAGGGAGGGGGTTGGGTTAAGGGGTAcgcgagagtgagggggaggtgagtggagagggaggtggagggtatGGATGAGAGGGACGGGTTGGGAAATGGAAGGGGTAGGGGAGGTTGAAGGGGGGTGGAGTGGAAAGGGGGTggttgagggagaggttgggggtgcgggaggtggagagggggaaggggaggttgaGGGACggtgaggaggaagaggggggggagaggaacggGGTGAAGGTTGAGGCAGATGGAGAAGAGAAGGATGATGTGTggcgaatgggagggggatggagagggcagTGGGGAGGAGGGGCAGTAAAGGGGGAGAAATGGGGAGTGGTATAGAgcggggaagggggaagagggaggaggggaaggttgatgtgggggcaggggaggggcTTAGCGTGAGGGAGAAGGGGCGGCATAAGGGGGGAGTGAGGTGGATGGCGAGGTGGATTGTTAGGTGGAATGGGTGCGGGAGGATGAGGAGaggcggaatgggagggggagggtgagattGCCGGagcaggggaggggaagagaggttgagggggaggggaggataatGCGGTAGAAAAGGGGTAGAGGCAGCGagcggggggtagggtaagggggtgaAGCGAGGAAGTTGATGTGAGGGAAGGGGAGGCGCAGGGGGTAGGGAatggggagtggaggggaaaacgaggggtgagggggagaggagggaatggggaggggaaagggaggagtAGGGGAAGGGATGAGGGCAGGTTTGGGGTAatgggtgggggtaggggagtgggagtgggagggggatggtgggagaaagggaggggagggggtgtggagaggaggaggtggaggaggaggtgggCAGGGGTTGCGGTAATGGGTGGGGGCAGTGgtgttggaggggagggggttgttgggggtaagggaggggagggggtgtggagagggaggatgagggggtggggttggggtaaAGGATGGGGAGGTTGACGGAAAGCGTAGGGTTAGCGGGAGGGGGTaaggtgatgggggtgggggatgtggGTAAGGTGTTGAGGGTCGAAGGGGAGGGGTaaggtgatgggggtgggggatgtggaagtgggatgaaggtgagggggagggggaaggggaggggggatgaaggggagggggagggggaggggatgtggaagtgggttgaaggtgagggggaagggggtgaggggagggggggcagtgggaggtggaaggggaggttAAAGGGTTGGGCGGATGATGGGGAGGTAAAAGGTAATGGGGAAGCGGAGGGTGTTGTTGAGGGAAGAgtaagggaggtgaggggggaaagcaggaaggggaggaggaggggaggggcgggggaaTTGGAACAGGGGGGAtcggaggggaggaggaagggttgAGGGAGGGGACGGGGAAGGGGTGAGGTAGAGGAGATTGGAaggtgaggggaagaggaggtgtgggagagagggaaggggtgggaaaggggagggggagagcgaagTTGAAGTGGAGGGGAAAGGAGACGGGTAGGGTCGGGGGAGCGGGACAGTATTGTGATGGACGGCGAGGgaaagggaagggagaggggcggAGGTGGAAGGGGTTGAAGGATGAGGCGGGTGGGGGGAGTGTGATGAGTGGCGAAGGgttggggggagtgagaggggagggggagaaaagggagaggCATAGGGAGCGTGGGAAGGGGGctgatgtgggagaggggggggtgtggaggggcagGGCTGGGGAGGGTGTAGAGTGGAGTGAGACTGGGGATGGGCAGGGGAAGAGGGAGACGGAGGAAGGGGCTGAGGGAGGGGGCgggtggatggaggggagggaaggggtgaggTAGAGGCGGGGAGGAGGACGGGATggtaagggaggagagggggaaaagggagTGGCAGCGGGTGAAGGAAgttgaggtgagggggaggggagggtgagtggGAGGGGTAGGGTGTGGGTGAGAGGTGTGgacaaggggagggggagggtgatgtctaggtggaggggaaaggggaggagagagggtgagatggaggggtaaggggaggggtttgtggagaggtggggatgggatggGTAGGGTGAGAGACGGAGGGAAGGAGAAGGATAGGGGGTTGAAGGAGAGGCGGATGGGGAGGAGGAGGTTGATGAATGGCGAAGGGGTGGGGTagtgagagggaaggggagaggagtgggagaaaagggGGAGGGTAGTGAGCGGGacatggggagggggaagggggtggatggggaggcggaggggagtggtggggcgataaggggaagagaagggggaagtGTAGTGGGAGGAGGCGGTGGAGTAAGGGATAAGAGGGGGTTAGGGGTTGGGGCGAGGGAAGCGGAGGTTGTGGAAGAGAAGGACGGGgtgtggattgggagggggagggggtagggtagttggaggggaaaggggagggggaggggaatgagggggtggggagggggaagggtaggATGAGGGacggtgagggggaaggggagggggaggagggtgaggggtggagaggggaagggCAGGGTTGAAGGACGGTGAGGGTGAAGGGAAGGGACAAGGGGGACTGGGAGGTGGATGTACGGTGAGGAGGGTGGGAAGGAGGTTGATGAGTGgcgaaggggaggggggatggagagggaaggggagaggaggtggagtaaATGCGGAGGTATAGAGCGGgtaaaggggaggggaaagggagggagggtgttgtgggggcaggggggagggggagaggagaagaggtgtaaggagaaggggagagaaaggggagggggtaggggttgGGAAGGGGTAGGGTAGTGGTAGCGGGAGGGAGCAGGGGCGTggtaagggggagagggaggtggagggcgaGGTGGAGTGGCAGAGagtatgagggggagggggacggtcAGTGGAAGGGAGATGAGTTAGGGTCAGGATGAAGTGTAGGTGCAGCGGGAGTGGGTAGGGTGTAGTTGAGGAGGTAGGAGAGAGTGGAAGGGAGGAGGGtgtcaggggggaggggtgggggcgggggggggtcgGGAGCGGAGGGCGtaggggggatagggagggggcgTTTGATAAGAGGGGGAGGAGGCATGTGAtttggggtggggagagagaagggtagGGGCCGGAGTGGGAGGAGGATAGGGAACGGTGAGTGATaggaggggacggggagagggaggtTGTAGGTGAGTGGCAGGGTTGGGGAAGGGTTGGAGGGGGctgaggagggggtagggggagagtgATGAGAGAAtggggagcgggagggggagaagtgggagGGTCAGGGGGAGCGGGAACGGGtggtggagaggaaaggggggggggaagcgggaaggggtagaggagaggaagagggaggggaggagtaagaggaggtggagggggtatGGGATGAGGAGGGgtatggtaggggagggggggaggttgagtgggggaggggaggaggagggagaaggtgaaggcgaggaagggggggaggctgAGGGGGAAAgcgtgtgggtgagggggaggtgaaggggcggGAGAGAGTGAAAGcgaggaagagggggaaggggaaggggagggggagggggaggggagttgagGGCGAGGGGTTGGGAGAGGGGCGGTGGAGGGGATGTGGATGTTGAAGGTGAGTGGAACAtgagggggcaggggagggggagtgggaagggggggatgATGATGAGGGTTAGGGGACAGGGTAGGTTAAGGGTGgttttggggagggggtggggaggttgagggggagaggtgagggtgtgggaatgtgagggggcatGCGGAGGGGTGGGTGATTGAAGGGGAGGGGCCGGGGTTGTGGGGGGCAAAGGGGAAGGGCAGGGGGGTCGGAGGCGGTGGGGGATGAGGAAGGCGTGAGGGAGGGGTAAATgatggagaggaagaagggggtggGAAGTGTTGAGGGAGTGGGAAGTAGGGGGAGAAGGAAGAgtagggggtgaggtgaggggaagagggagggggcgtGGGTgaggtgggatgggagggggtggtgggaggggaggtgtagGGATAGCGAAggcggggggaggatgaggggaggcggaaagggatggggaggggaggggtgagggaaggggaaTCGTGAGGGGGAGAAGTAGaggcggaggagagggggtgaaagACAGGGGGAGAATAGAGGGTAGCGAGGTTGaggtgtaggggagagggaggggaagggagggcaggggagggggatgtgagggggagggtgatgataaggaggaggggaaggatgagatggatgggggaggggaagggggtatgggagctaagagagagaagagaggatggGGGGAAGAGGATTGGCAGtgcgaagggggaggagaggggaggaggaggggacggGAAGTGGGAGCGGCGAGGGGAAAGGGAGTGGAGTGTGTTGGTgagaggaaaggggtggggaaTGGTAGGTTGAAGGGGTGGGTGAAGGGGACAATGGAGGCGGAGGGGGACGGTGAgatggaggggtgaggggtgggcaGGAGCGGGTGAGGAACGTTTAAGGGTGGATTGCGGAAGGGTAAGGGGAAGggtaggaagaggggggagaaaagtGAGGCGTaaggcgagggggagggggaggggggagtatgGGGAGGTGGATTGTAAGGGAAGATTGACGGTGAGGGGagcgggaaggggatggggaggagatgggagggtggtggtgaaggggGAGGCAATAGAAGGAGAGCggtagggagggggtagagggggtggaggaggggagaagtggATGATAAGGGGACAGAGGTTCGGgaagggtgtggggaggggagggagagaggaagggagagggagagggagaaaagggGTGTGGAAAGCaaaagggaagggggtgggggcgggggaggtGGAAGGGTCGGGTGCGGGAGGAtgaagggagggggatggagagggggaggcggGGTGTGCGAGagtgaggggatggggatggagaggtggaggaggggagtgcGAGGTTGAGGCGGCATTGGATGAGGTAGGGAAaggtgagggggcagggggagggaaagggggaggggacggagaggGGAGCGGAAGTGGAGGCGAGCGGGaaaaggaggtgagggggaggggccggggaaggagagggggagggcaggggtacgagagggggtgaggggtgttgAGGGGGTACGGGAGCGAAGAtcgtagggggagggggagggggtggagaggaggaggggttggagagggggaggggtttggaaggaggaaggggtggggagtgtgtgatggtagtggatagaagtgggagcgggagggggaggcgaaggagagggggaggaggaggggagaaggggtgagtgaggggggaaaggcgtcgggaaggttgaggggaggggaaggagatgtgggggagggggaggtgaggcggAGGGaaatgagggagggggtgggcgaATGAGAGGGTGACGTGGAAGGGGTGGAATTGGGTGGGCAGGGGAGGGGTAAGGGGAAGGATAGCGGGAGTGTGAGTGGGCAGGAGAGGGttgaggggtagaggggagggggtgaaggtgaggggggagggggtacggatggaggggagagggaggggcagcgggaggggaggtggaaggggaggggtaggAAAAAGTGGGCAGGTGAGGGGAGGATGAGgtaagggggaaggagggggtatGATGAGGGCGTGGgggtagggtggggggagggagtggaagaGGGCAGGGGAAGAGTGCGGtaggtgatggggagggggaaggggaggggcagtgagaaggggaaggggtggggtggagtagtgggcggggagtgggaggaggaggggcggggagtgggagggggagggggacctGAAGTGGAAGGGTGGTTGAGTGGAAGGGGgacgggaagagggagggggtaggtgaGGTGGAACAGTTTGGAAAGGGGAGGGGTGGCTGATGAtgcgagagggggagagtgatgaggggggaagggaagagaagggggacggggacggggaggtGAAAAGGGGTAGggagttgagggggagggg harbors:
- the LOC116969278 gene encoding vegetative cell wall protein gp1-like, producing the protein PRPPSPAPSSSSPLPFLSPPSSLLPQPIPLPSTSSPLHSPPPLPHSPAPLSLPPFLSSP
- the LOC116969279 gene encoding vegetative cell wall protein gp1-like, whose protein sequence is FPTSSNAASTSHSPPPPLHPHPLTLLTSLTLPSTTPSASPLPFTSPSSSPPFPSSAAPSTPSPSPYPHPSPSVSPIINLPTSSSSPSSSHSTQFPSP